Proteins from one Ipomoea triloba cultivar NCNSP0323 chromosome 1, ASM357664v1 genomic window:
- the LOC116025524 gene encoding protein BASIC PENTACYSTEINE6 isoform X1 has protein sequence MDDGGHRENGRHKLPQGQWLMQHQPTMKQIMAIMAERDAAIQERNLALSEKKAALAERDTAILQRDTAIAERNNAIMERDNAIATLQYHESSMNTGSMSPCPPGCQISRGVKHMHHPQQHVQHQPHMVEAAYNSRDMHMSDTMPMSPPAPEPAKPRRNKRAKEAKPATSSKKTSKPSKRVKKEGEDLNKTMWKGTQEMGSASDELNRQMCVSKPDWKDQDLGLNQVAFDESTMPVPVCSCTGALRPCYKWGNGGWQSSCCTTNLSMYPLPTVPNKRHARIGGRKMSGSAFTKLLSRLAAEGHDLSNPVDLKEHWAKHGTNRYITIK, from the exons ATGGATGATGGTGGGCACCGGGAAAATGGCAGGCATAAGCTGCCACAGGGTCAG TGGCTGATGCAGCATCAGCCAACAATGAAGCAGATAATGGCCATCATGGCCGAAAGGGATGCAGCCATACAAGAGAGGAATTTGGCACTTTCTGAAAAGAAGGCTGCCTTGGCTGAGCGGGACACTGCTATCCTACAACGAGATACAGCTATTGCTGAGCGAAACAACGCCATAATGGAACGGGACAACGCTATTGCCACTCTTCAGTATCATGAGAGCTCGATGAATACTGGTAGTATGTCTCCATGTCCCCCTGGATGCCAAATTTCACGGGGAGTGAAACACATGCACCATCCCCAACAGCATGTTCAGCACCAGCCGCATATGGTTGAAGCTGCATATAACTCGAGGGACATGCACATGAGTGATACCATGCCCATGTCACCACCTGCTCCCGAGCCTGCAAAGCCAAGGCGGAACAAAAGAGCTAAAGAAGCTAAGCCAGCAACATCTAGTAAAAAGACTTCGAAACCATCCAAGAGAGTTAAGAAAGAAGGCGAAGACCTGAACAAGACGATGTGGAAGGGCACACAAGAAATGGGTAGTGCAAGCGATGAACTTAACAGACAAATGTGCGTGTCAAAGCCAGATTGGAAGGATCAGGACCTGGGGTTGAACCAAGTGGCTTTTGATGAATCAACTATGCCAGTCCCGGTTTGTTCATGCACCGGAGCTCTAAGGCCTTGCTACAAATGGGGAAATGGTGGCTGGCAATCATCCTGCTGCACAACCAATTTATCGATGTATCCTCTTCCAACAGTTCCTAACAAGCGACATGCCAGAATTGGTGGTCGGAAAATGAGTGGCAGTGCATTTACCAAGCTACTTAGCCGCCTCGCTGCTGAGGGCCATGATCTATCAAATCCAGTTGACCTGAAGGAGCACTGGGCAAAGCATGGAACAAACCGCTACATCACCATCAAATAA
- the LOC116025524 gene encoding protein BASIC PENTACYSTEINE6 isoform X2: MQHQPTMKQIMAIMAERDAAIQERNLALSEKKAALAERDTAILQRDTAIAERNNAIMERDNAIATLQYHESSMNTGSMSPCPPGCQISRGVKHMHHPQQHVQHQPHMVEAAYNSRDMHMSDTMPMSPPAPEPAKPRRNKRAKEAKPATSSKKTSKPSKRVKKEGEDLNKTMWKGTQEMGSASDELNRQMCVSKPDWKDQDLGLNQVAFDESTMPVPVCSCTGALRPCYKWGNGGWQSSCCTTNLSMYPLPTVPNKRHARIGGRKMSGSAFTKLLSRLAAEGHDLSNPVDLKEHWAKHGTNRYITIK, from the coding sequence ATGCAGCATCAGCCAACAATGAAGCAGATAATGGCCATCATGGCCGAAAGGGATGCAGCCATACAAGAGAGGAATTTGGCACTTTCTGAAAAGAAGGCTGCCTTGGCTGAGCGGGACACTGCTATCCTACAACGAGATACAGCTATTGCTGAGCGAAACAACGCCATAATGGAACGGGACAACGCTATTGCCACTCTTCAGTATCATGAGAGCTCGATGAATACTGGTAGTATGTCTCCATGTCCCCCTGGATGCCAAATTTCACGGGGAGTGAAACACATGCACCATCCCCAACAGCATGTTCAGCACCAGCCGCATATGGTTGAAGCTGCATATAACTCGAGGGACATGCACATGAGTGATACCATGCCCATGTCACCACCTGCTCCCGAGCCTGCAAAGCCAAGGCGGAACAAAAGAGCTAAAGAAGCTAAGCCAGCAACATCTAGTAAAAAGACTTCGAAACCATCCAAGAGAGTTAAGAAAGAAGGCGAAGACCTGAACAAGACGATGTGGAAGGGCACACAAGAAATGGGTAGTGCAAGCGATGAACTTAACAGACAAATGTGCGTGTCAAAGCCAGATTGGAAGGATCAGGACCTGGGGTTGAACCAAGTGGCTTTTGATGAATCAACTATGCCAGTCCCGGTTTGTTCATGCACCGGAGCTCTAAGGCCTTGCTACAAATGGGGAAATGGTGGCTGGCAATCATCCTGCTGCACAACCAATTTATCGATGTATCCTCTTCCAACAGTTCCTAACAAGCGACATGCCAGAATTGGTGGTCGGAAAATGAGTGGCAGTGCATTTACCAAGCTACTTAGCCGCCTCGCTGCTGAGGGCCATGATCTATCAAATCCAGTTGACCTGAAGGAGCACTGGGCAAAGCATGGAACAAACCGCTACATCACCATCAAATAA
- the LOC116025551 gene encoding multiple organellar RNA editing factor 7, mitochondrial-like, which translates to MLRKIIFGRQSFYRQYFQHPSTLISNLNISNRLFSGDSSSLNLPPTELSGLTPVDSLVNGCDYNHWLVVMDPPDGYPLRDQIVHRYIQTLTLAVGSEEEAKRSIYSVSTKYYYAFSCKIPENLTHSIKALPGVRWVLPDSYLPPGEDGYGGEPFVDGEVVPYDEKYHCNWLSCEDEDVPKKTRR; encoded by the exons ATGTTGCGGAAAATCATCTTTGGAAGGCAGTCATTCTATCGCCAATACTTCCAACATCCATCTACCCTGATCTCCAACTTAAACATAAGTAATCGTCTCTTCTCAGGGGACTCATCAAGCCTCAACTTACCACCAACTGAGTTGTCTGGTTTGACTCCGGTGGACtctttggtaaatggctgtgaCTACAACCATTGGCTTGTTGTCATGGATCCACCCGATGGTTACCCTCTAAGAGACCAAATCGTCCACCGCTATATCCAAACTCTCACTCTCGCAGTTGGAAG TGAAGAAGAGGCAAAGAGATCCATATATTCAGTTTCAACAAAGTATTACTATGCATTCAGTTGTAAAATTCCAGAAAACCTGACTCATAGCATCAAAG CTCTGCCCGGTGTAAGATGGGTGTTGCCAGATTCTTATCTTCCTCCGGGTGAAGATGGGTATGGAG GAGAACCATTTGTTGATGGAGAGGTTGTTCCTTATGACGAGAAGTACCACTGCAACTGGTTAAGttgtgaagatgaagatgtacCCAAGAAAACCCGTCGTTGA
- the LOC116013464 gene encoding uncharacterized protein LOC116013464, with protein sequence MLKFLSKVKVEFNAIDPRIASCMEFLAQCNAPKAKESNPACQIQVNRRTNDHPPQITVTFVNGVEQTYDATSTPAQNIRAMILEKGQYLETEQMFRDAGEKWPVVIPVEELNQPFIGIKDI encoded by the coding sequence atgttgaaatttcTATCGAAGGTGAAGGTCGAATTCAACGCGATCGACCCGCGCATCGCGTCATGTATGGAGTTCCTAGCCCAATGCAACGCCCCAAAGGCGAAGGAGTCCAACCCGGCTTGTCAAATACAGGTGAACCGCCGCACCAACGACCACCCGCCGCAGATCACCGTCACCTTCGTCAACGGCGTCGAACAAACGTATGATGCCACTTCCACCCCCGCCCAAAACATTCGCGCCATGATTCTTGAGAAGGGTCAGTATCTCGAGACCGAGCAGATGTTCCGTGACGCTGGCGAGAAGTGGCCCGTTGTTATTCCCGTAGAAGAGCTCAACCAACCATTCATTGGAATTAAGGATATTTGA
- the LOC116018322 gene encoding uncharacterized protein LOC116018322, translated as MGSVSLKTGNGSARFKRASFCSSAVNMLMLFSVITTNIFALFAFTYSPKIHHGNISIVSEHVSLILGEIESSQKKLAQIEKDLLGYESMDLSSPNVAGELRTFLLHHQLPLGKDSRTGITEMVASIGHSCQKSLDLLSQFMKYKANGNCPDDWSLAQKLILSGCEPLPRRRCLAKVIPKIGLQNFPDSLWKNTSEKTLTWSGLPCKNLACLNTKKLNRDCAGCFDIQKGYETQKYVKPRGKNDFLIDDVLAMGGNGAIRIGFDIGGGSGTFAARMAEKNLTVVTASLNIDAPFNDFIAMRGLFPLYLSLDQRFPFYDGGFDLVHAGSGLDVGGRPEKLEFLMFDIDRILRAGGLLWLDNFFCSNDEKKNALTRLIERFGYKKLKWVVGEKINGSGKSEVYLSAVLKKPVRA; from the coding sequence ATGGGGTCCGTCTCTCTCAAAACTGGAAATGGAAGCGCAAGGTTTAAAAGGGCTTCATTCTGCTCCTCTGCAGTAAACATGCTTATGCTCTTCTCAGTAATCACCACAAACATCTTTGCTCTCTTTGCCTTCACTTACTCCCCCAAGATCCACCACGGGAACATCTCCATCGTCTCCGAACATGTCTCTTTAATCCTCGGAGAGATCGAATCTTCTCAAAAGAAGCTTGCCCAGATTGAGAAAGACCTCCTAGGCTATGAAAGCATGGATCTTTCCAGCCCAAATGTTGCAGGTGAGCTGAGAACCTTCTTGCTTCATCACCAGCTTCCTCTGGGCAAAGATTCCAGAACTGGAATTACTGAAATGGTGGCTTCAATTGGCCATTCTTGCCAGAAATCCCTGGATTTGCTGTCTCAATTCATGAAATACAAGGCCAATGGGAATTGCCCTGATGATTGGAGCCTTGCCCAGAAACTGATTCTTAGTGGCTGTGAGCCATTGCCAAGAAGAAGATGCCTTGCTAAGGTTATCCCCAAGATAGGTCTGCAAAATTTTCCTGATTCTCTGTGGAAAAACACCAGTGAAAAGACTCTAACTTGGAGCGGCCTTCCCTGCAAGAATCTAGCTTGTTTGAATACCAAGAAACTAAACAGAGATTGCGCTGGCTGTTTCGACATACAAAAAGGATACGAAACTCAAAAGTATGTTAAACCCAGAgggaaaaatgatttcttgatTGACGATGTCTTAGCAATGGGGGGAAACGGAGCAATCAGAATCGGGTTCGATATCGGCGGCGGGTCCGGAACTTTCGCCGCGAGAATGGCGGAGAAGAATTTAACGGTCGTCACTGCATCTCTCAACATCGACGCGCCTTTCAACGATTTCATTGCCATGAGAGGCCTTTTCCCTCTTTACTTGAGCTTAGATCAACGGTTCCCATTCTACGACGGCGGTTTTGATCTGGTCCACGCCGGCAGCGGCCTGGACGTCGGCGGCCGGCCGGAGAAACTGGAGTTCTTGATGTTCGACATTGACCGGATTCTGCGGGCCGGAGGATTGCTCTGGCTGGATAATTTCTTCTGTTCTAATGATGAGAAGAAGAATGCTTTGACACGGTTGATTGAGAGATTTGGGTACAAGAAGTTGAAGTGGGTCGTTGGTGAGAAGATTAACGGTTCCGGAAAGTCCGAGGTTTACCTGTCAGCTGTCCTAAAGAAACCAGTCAGAGCATGA
- the LOC116018306 gene encoding auxin response factor 5, whose amino-acid sequence MGSVEEKVRPGGLVSGGNTLLEEMKLLKEMQDTTGIKKHINSELWHACAGPLATLPQVGSLVYYFPQGHSEQVAVSTNRTATSQIPNYPNLPSQLLCQVHNVTLHADKDTDEIYAQMSLQPVNSEKDVFPIPDFGLKPSKHPTEFFCKTLTASDTSTHGGFSVPRRAAEKLFPPLDYSMQPPTQELVVRDLHDNTWTFRHIYRGQPKRHLLTTGWSMFVGAKRLRAGDSVLFIRDEKSQLMLGVRRANRQQTTLPSSVLSADSMHIGVLAAAAHAAANRSPFTIFYNPRACPSKFVIPLAKYRKSIYGTQLSAGMRFGMMFETEESGKRRYMGTIIGISDLDPLRWPGSKWRCLQVEWDEPGCGDKQNRVSPWEVETPESLFIFPSLTGGLKRPFQPAFLGTQTEWDSLLSRPFIRGPENVYGDIQCSSISNMWSEQVMKMLLRPQAVNNPGFVAPTLQETIAHETITKATIPQEARNAMQGANIKQKPDLIPVEETSTPNESNPQVQVNEPKNPLQQVNQLQCSGKLENQTVPATTSEVAKSEPMLTSDQLSRLQSLGQCNDDKLPLTPTNAHNQATRGAFLNPNNDSFPVQGSPWLMQSQFDSHIPQAPQIDPAIMNGFLQCPDNREWGSYLPSCQSLSGFLRTSEPFSTLRKQDQPFMLPDAVNPLPTSVGQELWDNQLNDAKCFPQGNLEALIPSEDISNLQSIMADSYGLKDLSNQSQRQSDYSCLNFDGSNSGSVVIDPSVSSAVLDEFCTLRNGDFQNPAEYLVGNFSSSQDVQSQITSASLADSQNFSLQDFADNSGGASSSNVEFDETTLLQNSTWQPVAPRVRTYTKIQKAGSVGRSIDVSSFNNYYELRSEIERMFGLEGLLNDSKGSDWKLVYVDFENDVLLVGDDPWDEFVGCVRCIRILSPSEVQQMGEEGMQILNANAMQAVHVSATDGCH is encoded by the exons ATGGGTTCTGTTGAAGAAAAAGTCAGGCCAGGAGGTTTGGTTAGTGGAGGAAACACACTTCTTGAAGAAATGAAGTTGTTGAAAGAAATGCAGGATACTACTG GGATCAAGAAACACATAAATTCAGAGCTGTGGCATGCATGTGCTGGCCCTTTGGCAACCTTGCCTCAGGTTGGAAGCCTTGTGTATTACTTCCCACAAGGCCACAGTGAACAG GTTGCGGTTTCTACTAATAGGACAGCAACTTCGCAGATCCCAAATTACCCAAATCTTCCATCTCAGTTGCTGTGCCAAGTTCACAATGTTACACTACAT GCGGATAAAGACACAGATGAGATCTATGCCCAGATGAGCCTTCAACCTGTGAACTCT GAGAAAGACGTATTCCCAATCCCAGATTTTGGTTTGAAACCAAGTAAGCATCCAACAGAATTCTTCTGCAAAACGCTGACTGCTAGCGATACAAGTACCCACGGTGGTTTCTCTGTTCCGAGGAGAGCAGCTGAAAAACTGTTCCCGCCTTTG GATTACTCAATGCAACCTCCAACCCAGGAGCTTGTAGTTCGAGACTTGCATGATAACACCTGGACATTTCGTCACATATACCGCG GGCAACCAAAACGACACCTTCTTACAACTGGTTGGAGTATGTTTGTTGGTGCAAAGCGGCTTAGAGCTGGTGATTCTGTTCTGTTTATCAG GGATGAAAAGTCGCAACTAATGCTGGGCGTGAGGCGTGCTAATCGTCAGCAAACAACATTGCCATCATCAGTTCTGTCTGCCGATAGCATGCACATTGGAGTTCTTGCTGCCGCAGCCCATGCTGCTGCCAACAGAAGCCCGTTTACGATTTTTTACAATCCTAG GGCATGCCCTTCAAAATTTGTTATACCTTTGGCAAAATACCGGAAATCTATATATGGAACACAGCTGTCTGCTGGTATGAGGTTTGGGATGATGTTCGAAACTGAGGAATCTGGTAAGCGCAGGTATATGGGTACCATTATCGGTATAAGTGACTTAGATCCATTGAGATGGCCTGGTTCCAAGTGGCGTTGCCTCCAG GTCGAGTGGGATGAGCCGGGATGTGGTGATAAACAGAATAGAGTTAGTCCTTGGGAAGTGGAGACTCCGGAAAGTCTCTTCATTTTCCCCTCGCTGACAGGTGGTCTCAAGCGGCCTTTTCAGCCCGCCTTTTTGG GAACACAAACTGAATGGGATAGTTTGCTCAGCCGACCTTTCATCCGGGGCCCTGAAAATGTATATGGGGATATTCAGTGCTCGTCGATCTCGAACATGTGGTCTGAACAAGTCATGAAGATGCTACTAAGGCCCCAAGCTGTGAACAATCCCGGTTTTGTTGCGCCCACTCTACAAGAGACTATTGCTCACGAGACTATTACTAAAGCCACTATACCTCAAGAAGCCAGGAACGCGATGCAGGGGGCTAATATCAAGCAGAAACCTGACCTAATTCCCGTGGAAGAGACATCTACACCGAACGAAAGTAACCCTCAAGTGCAGGTGAATGAACCGAAAAATCCTTTGCAACAAGTGAATCAATTGCAATGTTCGGGAAAACTTGAAAATCAGACTGTGCCAGCAACAACTAGTGAAGTGGCAAAATCAGAACCGATGCTCACATCAGATCAGTTAAGTCGCCTTCAGTCTCTTGGGCAATGCAATGACGACAAGCTACCCTTGACGCCCACAAATGCGCATAATCAGGCCACAAGGGGGGCATTTTTGAACCCGAACAATGATTCATTTCCAGTCCAAGGAAGCCCGTGGCTCATGCAATCACAGTTTGATTCGCATATTCCTCAGGCTCCCCAGATTGACCCGGCTATAATGAATGGCTTTCTTCAATGCCCTGATAATCGGGAATGGGGTTCATATCTACCCTCTTGTCAATCACTCTCCGGGTTTCTCAGAACTTCCGAGCCTTTTTCTACATTGAGGAAGCAGGACCAACCGTTTATGTTACCCGATGCGGTTAATCCATTGCCAACTTCAGTTGGTCAAGAACTGTGGGACAATCAGTTGAACGATGCAAAATGTTTTCCCCAAGGGAACCTCGAAGCCCTAATACCTTCTGAAGACATTTCTAACCTTCAGAGCATCATGGCTGATTCGTATGGCCTGAAAGACTTGTCCAACCAGAGCCAAAGACAAAGTGATTATAGTTGCCTTAACTTCGATGGTAGTAATAGTGGAAGCGTAGTGATTGACCCTTCTGTTTCAAGTGCCGTCTTGGATGAATTCTGCACCTTGAGAAATGGCGATTTCCAAAATCCCGCAGAATATCTAGTGGGCAATTTCAGTTCTAGCCAAGACGTCCAATCACAGATCACTTCAGCCAGCCTTGCGGATTCTCAAAATTTCTCTCTGCAAGATTTTGCAGACAACTCGGGTGGTGCTTCGTCAAGCAATGTGGAGTTCGACGAAACCACTCTTTTGCAGAATAGCACGTGGCAACCAGTAGCACCACGTGTCCGGACATACACAAAG ATTCAAAAGGCGGGATCAGTAGGCAGGTCAATTGATGTCTCGAGTTTTAATAATTACTATGAACTGCGCTCAGAAATTGAACGGATGTTTGGACTGGAGGGGCTGCTAAATGATTCCAAAGGCTCGGACTGGAAACTGGTTTATGTCGACTTTGAGAACGACGTTCTTCTTGTTGGAGATGACCCATGGGA CGAATTCGTTGGTTGTGTTCGATGCATCAGAATTCTTTCGCCATCTGAAGTTCAGCAGATGGGCGAGGAAGGAATGCAGATCTTGAACGCGAATGCCATGCAGGCTGTTCATGTGTCTGCGACCGATGGTTGTCACTGA